The following proteins come from a genomic window of Aequorivita marisscotiae:
- a CDS encoding metalloprotease, whose product MPNRIIFLFLFCLVAQARAQHTIHIDATLNPAQKTLSIKQKITFKNTTADTLRELYLFDWPNSFSTKTSPLGKRFSENYNSSFHFEKDSDRGKTSIEKIYTNTATPLQWARGEEVDILKVIPDSPLLPGANYTFNLEYVVKVPNSKFTRFGVDNQANFKLRNWYILPAVYNGEWRIYSNKNTNDLFTTPSEYSIVLQLPKQYSVLSDLELVSENISENKKTVSLKGSQRTNAILYLQRYSNFETIETDKFTVVTNLQNSKINPPVQALLIDRIAHFLDEKLGPYPFQKMVISEADYKTNPVYGLNLLPSFISPYPDGFEYDMEQLKTITRHYIQNTLILDSRHDYWLQDALQIYLMMKYVDTYYPKMKIIGNLSDWWVIRWAHAADLEFNDQYPILYLNMARNNIHQSLTTPKDSLLKFNMNIANGYYGGSGLRYLEDYLGQGVLDKAIKEFYMANKLQPVTSSDFENLLASKTNLPINWFFEDFADTRNTIDFRIKNVEKIGDSLRVSIKNNRQSELPISLYGLNKNTVVYKTWTKPLDSISTITIPAQNIEKLALNYEGKIPEYNRRNNFKTVNGLLNKPLQFRLFQDVEDPRFTQFFFMPIFEYNLYDGVSAGLRLYNKTVLPKAVHYSLEPQFGFRSKTLVGSASISYSQTMDQGDLYAMRYGFSGNYYSYDRGLFYKRFTPYITFAFRNSDLRNNEKQFINLRNVNVYRDENPNDTDQEPNYSVFNMQYVYSNPNLINYFRGVADYEISSKFSKLSVDLEYRKLFLSNRQLNLRFFAGVFLFNDTRENEDFFSFALDRPNDYLFDYNYYGRSEDSGLFSQQLIIAEGGFKSQLEPAYANSWMATVNASTNIWKWIYAYGDIGLVANKERGVNTVFDSGIRLSLVADYFELYFPIYSNLGFEPNLPHYDEKVRFIVTLSPKTLLGLFTRRWY is encoded by the coding sequence ATGCCAAATAGAATCATATTCCTCTTCCTATTTTGTTTGGTAGCACAAGCAAGAGCTCAGCATACAATACATATAGATGCTACGCTTAACCCTGCACAGAAAACTCTTTCAATTAAACAAAAAATTACTTTTAAAAATACCACTGCAGATACATTACGGGAACTCTACTTATTTGATTGGCCCAATAGTTTTTCCACTAAAACCAGTCCGTTGGGCAAGCGTTTTTCCGAAAACTACAACAGTTCTTTTCATTTTGAAAAAGATAGCGATCGCGGTAAAACTTCTATCGAAAAAATATATACTAATACTGCTACGCCACTTCAGTGGGCACGCGGAGAAGAGGTAGATATTTTAAAGGTTATTCCCGACAGTCCGTTGCTTCCGGGGGCGAATTACACCTTTAATTTAGAATATGTTGTAAAAGTTCCAAACAGTAAGTTTACTCGGTTTGGAGTAGATAATCAAGCAAATTTTAAATTGCGAAATTGGTATATTTTGCCTGCTGTTTACAATGGTGAATGGCGCATTTACAGCAATAAAAACACCAACGATCTTTTTACTACACCTTCAGAATACTCCATTGTTCTTCAGCTTCCAAAGCAATACTCAGTACTATCGGATCTAGAGTTGGTTTCGGAAAACATTTCAGAAAACAAAAAAACAGTATCGTTAAAAGGCAGCCAACGTACAAATGCAATACTTTACTTGCAACGATATTCAAACTTTGAAACCATTGAAACCGATAAGTTTACCGTAGTAACCAACTTACAAAACAGCAAGATAAACCCGCCGGTACAAGCTTTACTGATTGATAGAATTGCCCATTTTTTAGATGAAAAGCTCGGCCCCTATCCGTTTCAAAAAATGGTTATCAGCGAAGCAGATTATAAAACTAATCCGGTGTATGGGCTAAATCTTTTACCTAGTTTTATTAGCCCCTATCCCGATGGTTTTGAGTACGATATGGAACAGTTAAAAACCATAACACGTCATTATATTCAAAACACGCTTATTTTAGATTCGCGCCACGATTATTGGTTACAGGACGCGCTTCAGATTTATTTAATGATGAAATATGTAGATACCTATTATCCTAAAATGAAGATTATAGGGAATCTGAGTGATTGGTGGGTAATTCGTTGGGCGCACGCAGCAGATCTTGAGTTTAATGATCAGTATCCTATTTTATATTTAAATATGGCACGCAATAATATTCATCAATCTTTAACAACTCCAAAAGATTCATTGTTAAAGTTTAATATGAATATTGCCAATGGATATTATGGAGGCAGCGGCTTGCGTTATTTAGAAGATTATCTAGGCCAAGGCGTTTTAGATAAAGCAATAAAGGAATTTTATATGGCAAATAAATTGCAACCAGTTACATCTTCAGATTTTGAAAATTTACTCGCCAGCAAAACAAATTTGCCCATAAATTGGTTTTTTGAGGATTTTGCCGACACCCGAAATACCATTGATTTCAGAATTAAAAATGTTGAAAAAATTGGCGATTCGCTTAGAGTTTCCATAAAGAATAACAGGCAAAGCGAACTGCCCATTTCGCTATACGGTCTCAACAAAAATACGGTAGTTTATAAAACCTGGACAAAGCCTTTAGATAGTATAAGCACTATTACTATTCCGGCCCAAAATATTGAGAAACTAGCTTTAAATTACGAAGGAAAAATACCCGAATACAACCGAAGAAATAACTTTAAAACCGTAAATGGGCTATTGAACAAACCCTTGCAATTTCGGCTATTTCAGGACGTGGAAGATCCTAGATTCACACAGTTTTTCTTTATGCCTATTTTCGAGTACAACCTCTACGATGGCGTTTCGGCAGGTTTGCGACTTTACAACAAAACGGTACTGCCTAAAGCCGTTCATTACAGTTTAGAACCTCAATTCGGATTTCGTTCCAAAACGCTCGTGGGCAGTGCGTCTATTAGTTATTCCCAGACCATGGATCAGGGCGATTTATATGCAATGCGCTATGGATTTTCGGGAAATTATTATTCATACGATCGTGGACTTTTTTATAAACGCTTTACACCTTATATAACATTTGCTTTCCGGAATTCAGATTTGCGCAACAATGAAAAACAATTTATAAATCTGCGAAATGTAAATGTTTATAGAGATGAAAACCCCAATGATACCGATCAAGAGCCCAATTATAGTGTGTTTAATATGCAATATGTATATTCAAACCCAAATCTTATAAATTATTTTAGAGGGGTTGCAGACTACGAAATTTCTTCCAAGTTTAGCAAGCTTTCGGTTGATTTAGAATACAGAAAGCTGTTTTTGAGTAACAGACAGTTAAATCTTCGTTTCTTCGCGGGGGTGTTCTTATTTAATGATACGCGAGAAAATGAAGATTTTTTCAGCTTCGCATTAGACCGTCCAAATGATTATCTTTTCGATTATAATTATTACGGTCGAAGTGAAGACTCCGGACTTTTTAGCCAACAGCTTATTATTGCTGAAGGCGGCTTTAAATCGCAGTTAGAACCCGCCTATGCCAATAGTTGGATGGCAACCGTGAATGCCAGCACCAATATCTGGAAATGGATTTATGCCTATGGCGACATAGGGTTGGTGGCAAACAAGGAGCGAGGCGTAAATACCGTGTTCGATAGCGGAATTAGATTGAGTTTGGTTGCAGATTATTTTGAATTGTATTTCCCTATTTATTCCAACTTAGGATTCGAACCCAACTTACCCCATTACGACGAAAAAGTACGATTTATTGTAACTTTAAGTCCAAAAACATTGCTCGGCTTGTTTACCCGAAGATGGTACTAG
- a CDS encoding TIGR00730 family Rossman fold protein has product MRDEQIPKNWNQVKTNDSWAIFKIMGEFVNGYEKMSRIGPCVSIFGSARTKPDNPHYKLAENIAKKITENGYGVITGGGPGIMEAGNKGAHLAGGTSVGLNIALPFEQHDNPYIDSDKNIDFDYFFVRKVMFVKYSQGFVVMPGGFGTLDEFFEALTLIQTHKIDKFPIILVGTEFWGGLFEWIKTTLLEANNNVSAEDLDLVHLVDTEDEVLQILNDFYNEYNLSPNF; this is encoded by the coding sequence ATGAGAGACGAACAAATACCAAAAAACTGGAACCAAGTTAAGACCAATGACTCTTGGGCGATTTTTAAAATCATGGGAGAATTTGTAAATGGATACGAAAAAATGAGCCGTATTGGCCCTTGCGTTTCAATATTTGGGTCCGCTAGAACTAAACCGGATAATCCACATTACAAATTGGCCGAAAACATAGCTAAGAAAATAACCGAAAATGGTTATGGTGTTATAACCGGTGGTGGTCCTGGAATAATGGAAGCAGGAAATAAGGGAGCCCATTTGGCCGGCGGAACATCAGTTGGGTTAAATATTGCACTGCCTTTTGAGCAACACGACAATCCGTACATAGATAGTGATAAAAATATTGATTTCGATTACTTTTTTGTGCGAAAGGTAATGTTCGTAAAGTACTCTCAGGGCTTTGTAGTTATGCCCGGAGGCTTTGGAACTTTAGATGAATTTTTTGAGGCATTAACTCTCATTCAAACGCATAAAATAGATAAGTTTCCAATTATTTTAGTTGGCACCGAATTTTGGGGGGGACTTTTTGAATGGATAAAAACCACACTTTTAGAAGCCAATAATAATGTAAGTGCCGAAGATTTAGATTTAGTCCACTTAGTAGATACCGAAGATGAAGTGCTTCAAATATTAAACGATTTTTATAACGAGTATAATTTAAGTCCGAATTTTTAA